The Macadamia integrifolia cultivar HAES 741 unplaced genomic scaffold, SCU_Mint_v3 scaffold1448, whole genome shotgun sequence DNA segment TTCATGAACATTCAGCAGGTGGTTGATATAGGCTTTGGTGTGATTCTGACATGTGTAGCAGCTACAGCCATCAACAATTGGAGATGTATCTTTCCTGAACAGTAAATAAAAATTACAGCCAGAATTATTTTAGTAGTTGAAAATGCTTGTCGCATTGCCATATTCTGGCATCTCTGCAAACTTGAAACAACAAAGCATTGTATACCAAAATGAAACAGTAAAACTAATAATAAAACACATGATGTCTTTAGATCACCAATGCAACAAGCTTATATGTTCTAATCTCTCTGATGAGGACATCACCCAGGGATTCAGTTCTTATCAGAAGAAACATAGACACATACAGCCACAAGTCACTTCATTATAGCTAGATGACAAGTATTGTGTacttttaattattttgatttacttttattatttGGGGCCATACTATTATCTTATCATGTTTTAGTGTTATTATTATGTTGTAGTGTTAAGTGGTGGGAGTGGTTATATGGgtagatattttaaaaaataactatTCAGAGGTTTGATATGTAGTTATATGAGTAGTTAATCTTAGGAAATAactgttttttgttgtttgatgtTATGATGCCCTTTGTACTCGTTATTGGAGGACAATGAAAGTATTTGAAACTCGTTAGGTTAATCTCTTTTTTCCGCATCATGAGTGACTGCAAATTTTTGGAGTGAATCCAAGATGGTGTGAAGCCAAGATAaaaatctatctttttcttgttcttctaatCCGCTCCTCCCTTTCAAACTATATCCATACCAAACCATCCAGGTTCAATCCCCCAAATCTGTTGTCGTTTGTTCCATCATATTTCCCCCAACCTCCATTCTCATTTCTCAATAGCCTTCCATTTGTTCGTTCAACAATAGCAGCCCATAAACCCCAATAAATCATACTTCCTGGCTGGAATAGGACTGATTGTGATGAAAGATGTGGCATTCCAAATACCCTACCCACCTTGGTCAAATCTCCAAGAAATCCAATTTTCCCCTCCTGTGGAGTTAGGTAGCGATTTAGCACTTATTCACAGCATTCTAATCCATTGGACAACAAAGGAAGGTACTCATCTATCatgtttcttttattaaattttccCTTGCACACTAGCGAGAAATTCTGTACATAtgatttgtttgtttctttatttgtgGCTGTACTTGCTGAGAATTTCTGCATCTATGCTAATATATATGAATTGGATACCCTTCCCAGCCTTCCTACCTTCAATTAGGATAATTTTCTAGGTATCCCGAACCTGTCCTACACCACNNNNNNNNNNNNNNNNNNNNcccccaccccccacccccctcccccctcccccctccattTTAACTCTCTCCCATTCCCTTGTTATAAGAAACCTTTTTGAGAAATATTGGCTCCAACTGCACATTAGTTTTATTCCATATCAATCACATGAAAGACAATCAAGGGTTCAATGAAGAGTACCCAACATGTGAAGTAGTTCTTAGAACACTTCTACCCACCAACAAGTAGACTTGATAGAACTTCTAGTATATAGATTTCAAACCTAAGATTGAAGGTCACTTTCAGAGCAACACAAGAAATCACACTTCAGCAATCACCAGTATTTAAAAGAAATTTTCTCGCTAATATAAGATATTGAAACCATTGCATATCTTTATAACTCTATTTACTTTTACGATGCTATTTACTTTTAAGATGCCCTTGTTGAGGTAGATATCATGTTTTCAAAATTATGAATATCCTCAAATCTGCATCTGGCATTACACTGTCCAGGCTCACAATACAATCAAATTTAGAGCCAAACATATATTTGATTCATAGTCAAACCTGACTTCACATCCTGAAGCCCAGAAATTCCATTTTCCAGCATGAGGCATTCAAACGTCACATACGCCTTTTGCATCAGTCAACCACCTGTCACAAAAGAATTGACTTGAAAACCTTGGGACCCTAGCTCTATTATTTAGATCAATTACCCAAGCATGTTATCCTTTTCTATTCAGATTTCCATCTGATGCTCTTTGGTGAAAGATATCTCATGTTTGTGCTGGATGCTGGAATAATATAATCATTGCAGGAAACATTTATCAAAGTCTGCCTATTTGTTGATCAAATGTCAATCTACAAGACAAACATGCTATCATGGAAGTGTAGCATTTTAAATGGAAAGTTGCTTTTCATGTCAGTAGACTAACGAAAAGTCAGACAGATCACTAATGGTGGTCAGTCAATGCCAACATAACCATCCAAAAGAAATCGATCAAGTAATCAGTCAATAAGTAGAGGCCAGGGAAGTCAAACAAACTATATCTCAGAGCAGCTAAAGAAGTATACTATATATTTATCAATTTATGATGAGTCACCTGTAAACTGTTGCTCGTAGATTTATCTTTGTGTGGTCACTGCATATATCACTGAGCTGTGAACCAGAAACATGACTGTCAATTCCATCCAGATGAAAGGTGAGTGCAAATCCTCCAAGGGTGAGATGGTAAATGTACCTGTCAAACAGTTGCAGAGTTCCTCAGACCACTGTTAGATGAAAGCAATATAGAAGTAAAGTAAAGAGATTACAAATTGGACCAAGAGACATACGTCGAGTCAAAGAGATCAATCCCTGCAGCAACTCCCTGCAAGATCTCCactttaatgaaaaaaaaaaaaattagttcacTGAAGACAATAAATTGACAAAATTATACAAAGTAACCTTACAATGCTTCCAATTACAAAAATTTGGCCAAATCTCCAAATACAGAACAAAGACTTCTTCATTCAGTATGCATCGCCGATCACCCTTAAGTATGTAGAGATTAAGCCAACCAGAAAAGCCCAGTATGTTAGTCATACTTGTATACAATGGCTATAGATTACTACAAGCAATAGAAACCAAGCATTTGAGTATCGATATCAGGTATCATATCGGAGGGTAATTTTAAGAGGGGTGTCGTATTGTATTGGAGAAATGTAAGATATGCCAAAGATATGGATGCAAATGGTCAAGAAATGCATGGATGTGCTTATGATACATTTaaaatacagttttgaagcataaaacaccTTATTCTGaaatatgtaaatatatataagaTCGATGATGCAAAGATTGAATCatttttacctaatctagtgatgcataacccccccccccaaccccaaaacTTGTTGAAATGGTGAAGATTAGGATCATTTTTTATGGTAGATGATTCCTCCAAGTCGAAGAGAAAAACAAGCATCCAGCATCCAATGACTTTGGTTGCTCTCAGTTTCATTTCACAGTCAGGGGTTCTGTTTTGCAGGTTTAAAGGAGGTGTATCAAGTGTATCTCACCTGCTTCGGACCCTATCGGTCTGTATTGACcaaagaaattttgaaaaataattatcgTATCGATACCCACCAATACGATACATTTCGGACTGTACAATACGATAATTACAAAACTTGAAATCCTGCTAGAAACTAGATACATTTCTACCTACTATTTATCTAGTAATACAAGCACAGAAATGTCATTATAATTCTCAGCTCACTTAATTGATGCAAATAAGGTGAGTAATGACTGGGTTAAATCTTTAAACTGTAACCTCACTACATTAAATAACCTAAGATACATTTGATTGTTGTTTAATCATCAGAGAAGTTTTTAACTTATGTATGTATGAGGCTACAAACAGAGGAACTTAAAATGAAGGATGCAAAAACTAGAATAaacatggaaaaaagaaaacctttGCCAAATTTTATATGCACAAGTGTGTCAATGCTCCAATCGTTAAGATTACCAGTTAAAAGGGTGCAAGAAACAGTCGCATTACCTGGAAGGCCGAGCCCAGTAACTTGGCGTGGCCTTTCATCAGGTAAAACATCCTGGTTTAGATGGAAGTATTAGCTCTCTGAAACCATGATATAAAAGACAAATTTTCAATCTAAAATATTGCATCTATAACAATGGCTAGTTGGTAACTAGTCATTACCAGCATACATGGTGAAACACTTGAATATTCAAATGGACTACCAGTTACATTTATTTGTTTCATGGATCAAAACTTACGAAGAGATACTTAACTCTATATTTGGCTCTTCTAATTTTTCCCCATCACAATTGACCTAATGTAATAAGTGCCATAACGCGAAGTGGAAGGGGGGAGTGCATATCGCCAATACAAGAGGGCGAGAGGAGAGGCACGTACGCCCAAGGTGAAGGTGGGATTCAATCCCAAGACCTGGCGGCAACAGGCCAAGGTCCTTACCAGCAGAGACAGGTGACACCTTCTACATTTGGGTCCTCTACGAAAGgtcatttctagaaatttgAAGCTCCCCCCTGCTGCCCAAAATTGTGAACTAGAAACTGAATTAGCTTTTATAATAGTATGCATCTTCTTGAAAGTCTTCAGACACAATCTTACAGGCTACATCCTTTCTGTGTTTGGGATCTGGTCTCGCATAgttcaagaaaacaaataagaaaggaagtttCGATTCATTGGATCTTCATAATAGGAATAAATGTAAAAATCAGTTTAATAATCGTACATACATTTATATACACTTTACAGTTTATGATAGTATACCTTAGACTCCCATATTGTTTCTCAACCTACAAAATAAAGGTCCTTCCATGCTTTTTATTTTACACACTCATTACATGATGCTGAATTAACCCCAAGGGCCAAGGCTTTGGCAGTAGCTCCTAGGCAATGAACCCCTGAAAAAATCTTTATCTTGATATACCAAAATGTATCCATAGAGAGTATAACATATAAATTTTCTAGCATACTGCATCAGCATGTGCAACTATACATGCTGCTACGTTTTAAAAATACCAATGCACACCAGTTTGAAAATTTGGCTTCAACAGAACAAAGCGTGGAGTATAAATGTTGCTGAAGGTCTAAATACCCTGGACATAAAAATATCCAACTACTCATCCATAAGTTTCTCAAGTTTCTCAGTTCCCGATTCTTCTTTTGTCAAGAGAATAACTATTGAAAATAGTTAAAACAAGGGTTTGCGGCTCTTTTCTCATTTTGGTTGTATGAATCCATATCCTCAAGAAGAATTATTTTACATCCAAATTATTAGGGATCAGCTACATGAATCCCGTTCTTTCATTTCACCTTATCAAGAGGCTTATCCTCCATAAGCCATGAAACCCTTTTCCATTAACTCAAGCCACTTCCCTTTAGGCTTATACTCTTCCATTAAAAATTAAACTTGTATAGTAGAACACCAAAACCAGAATGTCTCCTAGCTCATATTATTTAGAGACTTCAGAATAATGAAATTCAAGGAAACAGTTAATCCAAATAGAAACTGCACAATCTATTTCCCATTTAATTTCTCAAAATCCAAGTAATTACCAAAGTTAGTTTCAAAACTTAATGCTACTCCAAGTTCCATAAAATGTATAATAAATATCTATTTTAAAAGCTCCTGGGAGCTGTAGTACCACTCATTAACAAGTTTGTGGGCTGGCCAGTATGGGCCTGATAAAACCCACATGTGGGTCTGCCTAAGGCCCACATTCAAAGGTTAATTTAGGCCAAACTTCTGGCCATTTTCAAAGTTACATTGAAAACCCATAAAGTCCCAAATCTAGGCTCGAAGCTGAAACAGTGCTGGACAAGAGCATCAGTTTCAGCTTTCTGGAAACTTCTTGTTTGTATTAGATACTTACTTATAGGGAACCCCCTAACATCATGTTTGAGTTAAGAGTTTGACTGGACTTTTTTATGATGACTAACCTTCTCTCCAACTATTTGTGTTGCCCAAATTGTCCAAAATGGCACATGAACCCCTGACCAGTACCTACAGTGGGAAAATATGAGTCCAGTTCATTCCTAGGGGTTGACCAGCTATACAATGTTTGAAAAGAAACCTGATGTGAGCTTGAGAAGGAACTTTCAGAATTCACAGCTAAAATTTTAGGCACCAGTTTCCAACTTGGCAAATCCTTTTAATGTAGAACTAGTGATtccaatcccaggcaggatctgaaattctggctgaatagagaagatgtcctccaataggcttggttttagctctcaaacactctctcatagcaacaaataaaaggaaaataagaaaagaaagagaattcgattgAGGGTTGAAAAGGGGGatgaagaactagtgaatgcgCATCTCAccctcaggtttaggcatcCCACAGCAAAACAGCATAagctatcttttatttttcttttatttatttattttttttaattaataaattcgtgttcaatgctGTAGTCCCTTAtgaacttatatagaagactcaaaattgactcaaacattaaaaaggaaaagcctaacccaatccttaactaattaggAAACCAAACTGACTAGGAagctgaaataacaaagaatataGACTTAAAACAGGACGCTAAccaaactaatgaattaaatctcattttcctaCTTCTACCAatattttaggtccattaaaatgacccattacaaagaaaacacatgggatcaaaggcccaacacatacataacccaacataaggcttatttgcaatcaaataagcccattaagtgacttatctgcatcaccttTTATCAGCAATCTAGTAAAATTGAGGGTTATAATGTAAGTAATATGCTAAAAGTTAATTGTATGTGGTTCACTGTGATAAATGATACACAAAAATTAGTAACCTTCAGTTATGATATTCTCACAAATGTAGCTTCTTTTTGGGTGCTACATTATCAAGATACAAAAACTTTTTTGGGACAAAAATAAGATTCCAAACAAATGCAAAATATTTAGCATACATAGCATTAAGGGCTTGTATCTTACAGTAACAGCATTAAGGAGAGCAGAGCGCTCATCCATACTCTCTCCAAGCCCAAAACCACCAATCCAGAAACCTGTAGCAAGTGTTTTCTCAGAAGTTTCAGCAAAGCCATGAAGAGAAAATGCAATCTAGATCTATACACCATATTTAATACCTGACTGATTTCCATATTATCAAAAATCTATGGGAGGATGGAAGTTCATACTTCATGGACCCAGAACAAACAAAGAGAGGACAAGAAGGGGAGAATCTGAGCACCCATTTTCATTTTAATGTTCTTTAAGAATGTTCCCAAATCAAACAATCAAGATGGCAAATGATCTGAAGAGACTTAGTTGTCAGTAAATATTCTATCCCATTACCATGAAAAAATAGTACAAATAATACGGTAGATGCATTAAAAAACTATGAAGAATTAAAAGTAACCTGACACATTTCGCCTCACTACTTCTTGAGCACAACAACGGCGTTCTTCTACACTGGATCCTCCAACAATAGCCCCAAAAATTGCTCCTCCATTTGTCTAATGTTCATGAAATAAACTGAAGTAAAAAACCTAAGTTCCAGAAGACAAATGAACTGTgtgcttaaaagaaaaaaaagctgtAGGTCAACGAAAGATAGCCCTAAAGCAGGATTCATTACCTggagaaaattcaaaaataaattaataatgacgtctaatattgaaatcagtAGGTCCTAGAGCTAGAAGAGCTTTGCATTCGAAAAAGTGAAAACTGAATTTCCTTAAATCATGAACTCCTGACTTAACATTTTAAGCTTTCAAAACTGATTGTTGCTAATCCTAGTGTACCTATGGCttagaaatgggaaaaaaaaaaatgaatactaCAGGTATTTTAGGGCTGATTATTTAATAATAGATATGATGAAACAAAAGAGAATTTACAGAATTTTGAATTATGGAGATCAAATAAACAGCCACAACAACACTCGCATGACTCCATTAGATATCTCAAAATCAACTTAACAAGAGTAGGCAAACTCCTGATTTGCAAGGTCCAGACCCTTCCATGAGGTGGACTCAACAGATTCCCACAATTAGATTTCTGAAAGAACTGAGATTTTTATACTATGCTATGGATGACATTTAAATAGACATTTAGTGAGAAGGTTAGAAATGGTAGATTTGATTATAGTTACAGCCCCAACTATTATCCCCACGTGGAAAGATAATATTAGTAATTCCTCCTTAACACATGAACCTGTGGCAAATCTCTCACCTTGcatcccaaaacccaaaagatcTAAGAGTCCCTTGAAGAAATAAAGATAGTTATTTCATAGTCCAAGGATTCCTTATGTCACTTCCAAAATGAGTGAAGGATTCGCATCAGTTCCAGACAGTctcctttttattatttcacATATATGCCAACAAGCTTCTAATGAACTAACGAAGaagaaccaaaaaataaaaataaaaaacaacaataTTTTTTACTACTGATAAACTCAAGTATTGCATAAATCCTCATTGGCTTCCGCTGTTATCATCAACATATTGTACATATCGGGGCCAGATAACTTTTACCTTAGAtcaaatccccccccccccaaaaaaaaaaaaaaaNNNNNNNNNNNNNNNNNNNNcaaaccccccccccccaaaaaaaaatatctgtTAAATGGCCAACTAATATATTCACCATAACCATGAAAACAGAACAGCTTGTCTAAGGCCTCTCGGAGGCACAAGGGGAACCCTTGAGATGGCCATTGATTATAACCAAATAGTGAACCAATGTTAAAGTTCATTAGACAAGCTATTATCAACAACTTTCAACTTGACCATAAATCTTTAAAGTAATGGCATGGCAATTTTAGAATGTCCTCCtttcaagaaaataatgaattacATTTTCCTATTAAAACAACTGATTTAGAGTTTACAGTTTGAAGATTGAGGTTTAGGGTCCCTAAGGCAACTagtgagaaagaagaaaacaattggGACTTCTTTATCTGCCACATAGCTTATCAATTAGCCTTCAAACATAATGTGCATATTGCCAAACCTCGACCCCTGTCCATGTGGTAAATTTCATCTCAAAAGAATCATAGCATATAAAACAATCCTCACAAGACTGGTCAGTAGTCAATACTTGGACCCCTATCTATTCATGGTCAGGATGGCAAGATCAGCTTTACATCAGTTTAAAGGCTGAGAATAAAGGGGAAGAGATTCAGTAAATGGTAGGAGATAAGATTCAGATGGAACACAAAATTAGACATTCGGGTAACCGAAGAGTGTTCCAGCTTTCTGACAGTGGCAGCAGCCTCCATGTGGCAAAAATACTGTCTCCATTTAGAAATTTTTTACCTAAATAACAGTTTTGTGTAAATTTAAGCACAAATTTGAGGTTGTTTGGTCGGTGATTGGATCAGATAATAGAAACAAAAGTTTACCAGTAAGGGAAAAAGATTAAATGCCTAGGTAGTGAATTGATAAATTTCACATACCAGGTTTAAGGCAATACAGTCGTCAAGCCAATGCACAGTTCTTTCCACAGAAGTCCTGTTCCTCTTTTCAGAAACCCATGCAGGCACCTCATCTGCCAAACTAGCCCATATGTTTGGTTTTATCGAAGCGATTATTTCCATATATTCTTTCGGCTTTACCTGCACAAGAAAAGTTCAGATGCAGATAAGTTTGAAGACATTTTTACCAGAAATACAAGAAATATACTAATCAAGTAAAGGTTAAGTTAATCATATTTAGAAACAACATGACAGCATTACCAATCGGCGACCAGAAGGTGTCTCAAATGAAGCTCCAATTTTGTTAGTTCCTTCACAATCTGGTAGGCATTGAATAGAGTCCCTTGGGGCAGCTACAAAGCCATACTCAGTCAATCCTACCATCTGGTGCAATCCCCCAATATTGGAAATTGTTTTCGATGAAGGACACTCTAAGCTGAAGGAACTCCCAATGTTAAAACATGTCATCAGCCGTAATTTGTGCTATAGGCAATgccaaaaaaattctatttctacAAACAGAAAATTTCAGAAACCATACAAATGGGTGACAAAGTGAACCAGGAGCACCACAAGAAGTTTTTTGAAACTGCCAACACTGTAAGTCTATAACTAAGATCAACCCATCACATCACAATAGACCCATAAAGAGCACATCATCTTCCACATTCCCTTTTAAAACTCCTTAATCCCATCCTACAACTAGGAGTCTAGGAGACATCATCTTCCCAAAACTCATATGCTACCAAGCATTGATTATCTAATGATACAAGCTTCCCTATAATAGTTTACCACATAGGTTTTTTCCTTTCATCCCCATTATAGGCAACATCCAAACTGTCATATATGCATCAGTTAGATCAATCATGAGATACCAAACAGCAATGAACTGTTATCAATCCTCCAGTGGTCCAACTTCCACGTGGCAAGCAGGCATGTGCCCACCCATCACGGTTTTAGTAATTGGTATCGGTACTGGGATCGGCCGATACCAATCTGATACAATCCGAAACCTCTGGATTGGATGAATCCACCCCtcgttttcttttaaaaaattttaccCTTAATCCTTATCGATACACAGATACAGGATCAGCCCGGAATCAGTATGAAAAAAGCTTTATATGTAAATTGGTACCTACAAGTGGAGAGGGCTTGTTTGGAGGAGATGAGAATCGGGAGAAGGAAGGAAGTGGAGGAGATTAGGGGCAATGAATACGGGCAGACCCTTCCTTGTTGAGAGAAGAAGGGCAGGTGTCTCTATTGGATTCGGGCAGCTGCTTAACTGGAGGACCCCTGCTCGTGCTCTTCCGTTGCTCCATGCTTTCACTGCGAacttcatctttcttttctctactCTTTTCGGTTAAAGGAAACCCTAGCGGTGGTCCTTTCTGACACAGAAGCGTCCAGGTTCCCTCGTACGCGTCCTTTTATTTGTAGCTATTGGAAAGTAACCATGAGATTCCACGTGTTTCCAAAACCAATTGTGTGGCTGGAAAAGGAATCTAAAGGGTATTTCCGTAACTGAACCAAAAATCACAATTTAATAGTTTTACcaaattctacccaaaaaaaatagttttaccaaattCTTAAtgtaagtaatttttttttttttttcaaagatcaTGACATCattcaaaaatggaaaatgaaaggCTATTCACCCCACCTCAGGCATTGTCATCAGTAGGGGAAAAACAGTCATCACCTAACGGAATTTAAATCTTGGATGAGAATATGTGTTCATAGCAATTTCTTTTAAGATATGATCTGAAAATCCACTGTCCATATTAGATCTTCTAGATTTAGCTGTCTTCTTAGCTAGAAAATCAACCATTAAGTTCACTTCTTTATAACAATGGATCAATTTACAAAAGGATGGACATTAGGAAAAATTGCAGAATCATCCAGTTATGAATTGCAAACCATGGAATAGAGTTGGATTGAATGGCAATGACTACTGCCGAGGAATCCCAATCAATCCAAAGCACAGGGACTTGCAATTCCTTAGCCAGCATAATCCCTTCCAAAATAGTGACTCCCACAAATATGTTGAATACCCTCACCACTTGACCCACATTGTTTCTTAGAACACCCCTTGCACCTGCACACCTTGGATTGGCAATAGAACTTCCGTCGACATTTAACTTGATCTAGACACCCTGAGGCTTGGTAAGGGATCTTGCACTATGGACGAGTTGTAGGTAAAGAAGTTGGTTAGTtcatttttaaccaaaaaaaaaaaaaaatgaaaaaagagtttagaattaatcaatttttttttttaactaaggTGTCCGGGCTAATCCTCGGGAGGCACCCACGCCACGGGGTTCCACTTAAATTAGAGATGCACAAATGGAGAattgaacctgagaccgtgTGCCTATACACACAATCCACAATTCTCCccaaccatctgggcaacccatggatgggtaatataatgaaaaagaagaacaatTAATATACTTTGTATACAAGAGATCTAGATGcaagggtaaaaaaaagaaggaattaaATGACTATAAACTTTGGTATACTAGGGATAAATGTAATGGAAATGGGGTGGAAATAGTAGTATAGTAGTCTTGTATATGTTAGAAATAATAGAGGGGGCTCATTGTAAAACTATGTGGACCCTACATCACGCGGCGGAAGCCATTGAGAGCGCACACTAGGGTATCTAATAGGGGTGTGTTTTTTCATTTCAGGGGCAATGTAGTCATTTCACCCATCATGTGTCTAAGCG contains these protein-coding regions:
- the LOC122063743 gene encoding queuine tRNA-ribosyltransferase accessory subunit 2-like, coding for MKFAVKAWSNGRARAGVLQLSSCPNPIETPALLLSTRKGLPVFIAPNLLHFLPSPDSHLLQTSPLHFLECPSSKTISNIGGLHQMVGLTEYGFVAAPRDSIQCLPDCEGTNKIGASFETPSGRRLVKPKEYMEIIASIKPNIWASLADEVPAWVSEKRNRTSVERTVHWLDDCIALNLTNGGAIFGAIVGGSSVEERRCCAQEVVRRNVSGFWIGGFGLGESMDERSALLNAVTDVLPDERPRQVTGLGLPVEILQGVAAGIDLFDSTYIYHLTLGGFALTFHLDGIDSHVSGSQLSDICSDHTKINLRATVYRKDTSPIVDGCSCYTCQNHTKAYINHLLNVHEMLAQILLEIHNTHHYLGFFHLIREAIKEGEFDLFQQKFIESRRDHLVVASVFS